Part of the Weissella coleopterorum genome is shown below.
GGCCTGGGATCATAAATCTCGGTGTCAGTCGTTTTTAATTTAATTATTTAGATTATATTTATAGTACATTCTAAAATATGTTAAAAACTATGGTGAATTACGGTTGAATTCATGAGGTTTGTCTGCCTTTTTGGAAGCAAATATGGTATCTTTAAATTTACGGATAAATATAAAATTAGGACAGAGGTACCCTAGTTATGAAAAATGAAAAGTTAGGCTTTAATAAAGTACTTTTACTAGCTTCGTTGATCTTTGGGATTTTCTTTGGAGCGGGGAATTTGATATTTCCGATTCATTTGGGACAAGCAGCGGGTGCTAATTGGTTGCCAGCAACGATTGGTTTCGTATTAACGGGGACGATCGTACCCTATCTAGCAATGTTGGCAGTCTCGGTGACTAAAAGTGAAGACTTATATGCTTTAGCCCAACCAGTTTCACATTACTTTGCTTTGTTTATCGTGGTCGCATTTCACTTGGTCATTGGGCCTCTTTTTGCTACGCCCCGCTTGCCGGCGGTCGCTTTTTCTACGGGAATTGCGCCGCTTTTACCTGCTAAGTACGCTAGTTTCGGCTTATTGATTTTTACGATCATTTTTTTCGGGTTAGCCTATCTATTAACGGTTAAGGAAGCCGATATTACGGCTTGGATCGGCAAATATTTGAATCCACTTTTCTTGATGGGGTTGTTTGCCCTATTTGTGGTCGCGTTTCTATTCCCAATGGGGCATCTAAATCACATTCCAACGGCGGCCTATCGAACTAGTGCTTTTACAGCTGGTTTCATGGAAGGCTATAACACAATGGATGGAGTTGGCCTGTTAACAGTCGGGGTAACTATTGTCTATGCGGTGCGTGGTTTAGGCGTACACAATGATAATATTTCTAAAGAAATCGCCAAAGCTGGGGCTTTAAGTGTGATTGTCGAAGCAGTAATCTATATCATCTTGATCTTAATGGGCACGATGAGTTTAGGGCAATTAAAGCTTTCGGAAAATGGTGGGATTGCTTTAGCACAAATTATTAGTCATTATGCTGGAAATGCTGGCTTAATTTTGACCGCCATTTTGGTCACGCTGACCGTCTTTACGACCGCGATGGGGCTATTTCAAGCTTTCGCTCAAGATATGGAAGCTGTCTTTCCAAAGTACTCTTACCGATTCT
Proteins encoded:
- the brnQ gene encoding branched-chain amino acid transport system II carrier protein, which codes for MKNEKLGFNKVLLLASLIFGIFFGAGNLIFPIHLGQAAGANWLPATIGFVLTGTIVPYLAMLAVSVTKSEDLYALAQPVSHYFALFIVVAFHLVIGPLFATPRLPAVAFSTGIAPLLPAKYASFGLLIFTIIFFGLAYLLTVKEADITAWIGKYLNPLFLMGLFALFVVAFLFPMGHLNHIPTAAYRTSAFTAGFMEGYNTMDGVGLLTVGVTIVYAVRGLGVHNDNISKEIAKAGALSVIVEAVIYIILILMGTMSLGQLKLSENGGIALAQIISHYAGNAGLILTAILVTLTVFTTAMGLFQAFAQDMEAVFPKYSYRFWLRVITIGSLIVANLGLTTIIAWSVPVMMMLYPYALGIIGLSLCKKYFEGSPVVYRWTIGLITIPAIGDMLANLPVSNAGLDHLVAGYHHLVPFSSQGLGWILPGFIGALLGYGQYRLIQTKIMQKIEK